One genomic window of Nitrosomonas sp. Is35 includes the following:
- the murC gene encoding UDP-N-acetylmuramate--L-alanine ligase, with product MKHKVKHIHFVGIGGAGMSGIAEVFVNLGYQVSGSDLMSNPVTQRLARLGIKVYAGHASEQIAGADVVVTSTAVKPDNPEVVAAKNKNIPVVPRAMMLAELLRLRSGIAIAGTHGKTTTTSLIASILAAADMDPTFVIGGKLEAAGCHAKLGSGEFIVVEADESDASFLYLQPMLAVVTNIDADHMETYGHDFSRLKQTFVDFVQHLPFYGMAVVCMDDANIREVMPSITKPITTYGLSEEAQVRAIDIRQDHHRMRFTAVVGVNGSARKLDITLNLPGLHNIQNALAAIAVANEIGVPDSAIVKALAEFKGVERRFQQYGDIRFSGQKSFALVDDYGHHPAEMEATIKAARGAFPGRRLVVAFQPHRYTRTRDVFEDFTRVLSQVDVLLLTEVYPAGEEPIVAADSKSLARSIRVQGKVEPIYIEEVDDLPAAILDIVQDGDVVLVMGAGSVARVAPHIAQMGKKLTVVNGYEC from the coding sequence ATGAAGCATAAAGTCAAACATATCCATTTTGTCGGGATTGGCGGCGCGGGCATGAGCGGTATCGCCGAGGTTTTTGTCAACCTGGGGTATCAGGTCAGCGGCTCCGACTTGATGAGTAATCCGGTGACGCAGCGTTTGGCCAGGCTCGGCATCAAGGTTTATGCGGGTCATGCTAGCGAGCAAATTGCCGGAGCGGATGTCGTGGTGACCTCCACGGCGGTGAAACCGGACAATCCGGAAGTGGTCGCCGCCAAAAACAAAAATATTCCCGTCGTGCCGCGCGCCATGATGCTGGCGGAGCTGCTGCGCCTGCGCAGCGGTATCGCGATTGCCGGCACGCATGGAAAAACCACCACGACCAGCTTGATTGCCAGCATTCTGGCGGCGGCGGATATGGACCCGACGTTTGTCATCGGTGGAAAACTGGAAGCGGCGGGTTGTCATGCCAAACTGGGCAGCGGTGAGTTCATCGTTGTTGAAGCGGATGAATCGGATGCTTCGTTTTTGTATTTGCAGCCGATGCTCGCCGTCGTGACGAACATCGATGCGGATCATATGGAAACCTACGGTCACGACTTCAGCCGCTTGAAGCAAACTTTTGTCGATTTCGTGCAGCACTTGCCTTTTTACGGCATGGCGGTGGTTTGTATGGACGATGCCAATATCCGCGAAGTCATGCCGTCGATTACCAAACCGATCACCACGTACGGTTTGTCCGAAGAAGCGCAAGTACGCGCCATCGATATCCGGCAAGATCATCACCGGATGAGATTTACTGCGGTGGTCGGTGTGAACGGTTCCGCCCGCAAACTGGATATCACGCTGAATCTGCCCGGTTTGCATAACATTCAGAATGCCCTGGCGGCAATTGCGGTCGCCAATGAAATCGGCGTGCCGGATAGCGCCATCGTCAAAGCGTTGGCGGAATTCAAAGGGGTTGAAAGACGCTTCCAGCAATACGGCGATATCCGCTTCAGCGGACAGAAAAGTTTTGCGCTGGTGGATGACTATGGCCATCATCCGGCGGAAATGGAAGCAACCATCAAAGCGGCACGCGGTGCGTTTCCAGGCCGCCGCCTGGTAGTGGCTTTTCAGCCGCATCGCTATACGCGCACACGGGATGTATTCGAGGATTTCACCCGCGTGTTATCGCAAGTGGACGTGTTGCTGCTCACGGAAGTTTATCCCGCGGGTGAAGAGCCGATTGTCGCAGCGGATAGCAAATCGCTGGCGCGCTCTATCCGGGTGCAGGGCAAAGTGGAACCGATTTATATCGAGGAAGTGGATGATTTACCGGCAGCGATACTGGATATCGTGCAGGACGGTGATGTTGTGCTGGTGATGGGCGCGGGTTCGGTAGCGAGAGTGGCGCCGCACATTGCGCAAATGGGAAAGAAGCTGACCGTGGTTAATGGCTATGAATGCTGA
- the murG gene encoding undecaprenyldiphospho-muramoylpentapeptide beta-N-acetylglucosaminyltransferase: MSAHTILIMAGGTGGHVFPGLAVADYLRQAGWRVVWLGTEAGMELKLVPQRGYETEIISFSGLRGKRLATWLLLPLRLLKAFWQSLRIIQRVKPDVVLGMGGYPAFPGGMMASLLNKPLVIHEQNSVAGLTNKILAKLADKIFLGFPGAIRGDQDKTVCSGNPVRSEITRIEAPEKRFQERQGKLNVLVVGGSLGAQVLNTVVPQALKLIAENVRPAVVHQTGTAQMETVKTAYQALQLDGEVTAFIDDMAKRYADCDVVLCRAGALTVAELSAAGVASILVPYPHAVDDHQTGNAQFLSRHGAAVLLPQHELTAQKLADLLTDLTREKLLDMAMAAHSQAKPQATRIVAEGCIELSGALHEA; encoded by the coding sequence ATGAGCGCGCACACCATTTTAATTATGGCAGGCGGTACCGGCGGACATGTGTTTCCAGGTTTGGCGGTGGCTGATTACTTGCGGCAAGCCGGTTGGCGCGTGGTTTGGCTGGGAACCGAGGCTGGAATGGAATTAAAACTGGTGCCGCAACGGGGTTATGAAACCGAAATAATCAGTTTTTCCGGATTGCGGGGTAAACGGTTGGCCACGTGGTTACTATTGCCGCTGCGTTTGCTTAAGGCGTTCTGGCAGAGCCTGCGGATTATTCAACGCGTGAAGCCGGATGTGGTTCTGGGCATGGGCGGTTATCCGGCTTTTCCGGGTGGCATGATGGCCTCGCTGCTCAACAAACCATTGGTGATTCATGAGCAGAATTCGGTCGCCGGGTTAACCAATAAAATCCTGGCGAAGCTGGCGGATAAAATTTTTCTCGGTTTTCCCGGCGCTATCCGAGGCGATCAGGATAAAACGGTTTGTTCCGGTAATCCGGTGCGATCGGAAATTACACGCATAGAAGCGCCGGAGAAACGCTTCCAGGAACGGCAGGGCAAGTTGAATGTGCTCGTCGTGGGCGGCAGCCTGGGGGCGCAAGTTCTGAATACCGTGGTACCGCAAGCGCTTAAATTAATAGCGGAGAATGTGCGCCCGGCAGTGGTGCATCAAACGGGGACGGCGCAAATGGAAACGGTCAAAACGGCCTATCAAGCACTGCAATTGGATGGCGAAGTGACAGCGTTTATCGACGATATGGCCAAACGCTACGCGGACTGCGACGTGGTGTTGTGCCGCGCCGGTGCGTTGACAGTCGCGGAATTAAGCGCGGCCGGGGTCGCCAGCATCCTGGTGCCGTATCCGCATGCCGTCGACGATCATCAAACCGGCAATGCGCAATTTCTTTCCCGTCATGGCGCTGCTGTGTTGTTGCCGCAGCATGAATTGACCGCGCAAAAGCTGGCGGATTTATTGACGGATTTAACCCGGGAAAAATTGCTTGACATGGCGATGGCAGCGCACAGTCAGGCAAAACCGCAAGCAACCCGGATCGTGGCTGAAGGTTGTATCGAATTGAGCGGAGCACTGCATGAAGCATAA